The following coding sequences lie in one Arachis stenosperma cultivar V10309 chromosome 5, arast.V10309.gnm1.PFL2, whole genome shotgun sequence genomic window:
- the LOC130982468 gene encoding uncharacterized protein LOC130982468 isoform X1 yields the protein MSKANNVNGNLMEKRNNSSNKESQKSLLNHQRFFPKHHNKVHPIKLQRSSSPSPSLLSSQNSDDSLSLLDENISLTLHLASPYQRMVINEHEVQLSPPQQINKNESGELKRCNWITNNCACADKAYIEFHDVWWGVPTYDDNKLFELLVMSGLLMDYNWTEILKRREILRAVFGGFDPNIVAKMEETEIREIASNKATFSAECRVRCIVDNAKCIIKIVKERGSFSSYIWGYVNHKPLNNKYKLPRDVPPRTPKADTISKDLIKRGFRFLSPVIVYSFMQAAGLTNDHLLDCYRHNQCVRLAERSWRHI from the exons ATGTCCAAAGCAAATAATGTGAATGGAAATCTAATGGAGAAGAGAAATAATAGTAGTAACAAAGAGTCACAGAAATCATTGTTGAACCACCAAAGATTTTTCCCCAAACACCACAACAAAGTGCACCCAATTAAGCTTCAGAGAAGCTCTTCTCCATCTCCATCGTTGTTGTCATCACAAAACTCAGATGATTCTTTGTCCCTACTTGATGAGAATATTTCATTGACTCTGCATTTGGCTTCTCCATACCAAAGAATGGTAATTAATGAACATGAAGTTCAGCTAAGTCCACCACAACAGATCAATAAGAATGAATCTGGTGAATTGAAAAGGTGCAACTGGATCACAAACAACTGTG CTTGTGCAGATAAGGCTTACATAGAATTTCATGATGTGTGGTGGGGAGTTCCAACCTATGATGACAA CAAATTGTTCGAGCTGCTTGTAATGTCAGGGTTGCTGATGGATTACAATTGGACAGAAATTCTGAAAAGAAGGGAAATTCTTAG AGCAGTTTTTGGTGGATTTGATCCTAATATTGTTGCCAAGATGGAGGAGACCGAAATCAGGGAGATAGCTTCAAACAAAGCAACTTTCTCAGCGGAATGCAGAGTTAGGTGCATTGTAGACAATGCCAAATGCATCATCAAG ATTGTGAAGGAACGTGGATCATTCAGTAGTTACATATGGGGTTATGTAAATCACAAGCCATTAAACAACAAATACAAATTGCCAAGAGATGTTCCACCAAGGACTCCCAAAGCAGATACGATAAGCAAGGATCTCATAAAGCGTGGATTCAGATTCTTGAGTCCAGTCATAGTCTACTCTTTCATGCAGGCTGCAGGGTTAACCAACGATCATCTTTTGGATTGTTATAGACACAATCAGTGTGTAAGGCTAGCAGAAAGATCTTGGAGACATATTTAA
- the LOC130982468 gene encoding uncharacterized protein LOC130982468 isoform X2, giving the protein MSKANNVNGNLMEKRNNSSNKESQKSLLNHQRFFPKHHNKVHPIKLQRSSSPSPSLLSSQNSDDSLSLLDENISLTLHLASPYQRMVINEHEVQLSPPQQINKNESGELKRCNWITNNCDKAYIEFHDVWWGVPTYDDNKLFELLVMSGLLMDYNWTEILKRREILRAVFGGFDPNIVAKMEETEIREIASNKATFSAECRVRCIVDNAKCIIKIVKERGSFSSYIWGYVNHKPLNNKYKLPRDVPPRTPKADTISKDLIKRGFRFLSPVIVYSFMQAAGLTNDHLLDCYRHNQCVRLAERSWRHI; this is encoded by the exons ATGTCCAAAGCAAATAATGTGAATGGAAATCTAATGGAGAAGAGAAATAATAGTAGTAACAAAGAGTCACAGAAATCATTGTTGAACCACCAAAGATTTTTCCCCAAACACCACAACAAAGTGCACCCAATTAAGCTTCAGAGAAGCTCTTCTCCATCTCCATCGTTGTTGTCATCACAAAACTCAGATGATTCTTTGTCCCTACTTGATGAGAATATTTCATTGACTCTGCATTTGGCTTCTCCATACCAAAGAATGGTAATTAATGAACATGAAGTTCAGCTAAGTCCACCACAACAGATCAATAAGAATGAATCTGGTGAATTGAAAAGGTGCAACTGGATCACAAACAACTGTG ATAAGGCTTACATAGAATTTCATGATGTGTGGTGGGGAGTTCCAACCTATGATGACAA CAAATTGTTCGAGCTGCTTGTAATGTCAGGGTTGCTGATGGATTACAATTGGACAGAAATTCTGAAAAGAAGGGAAATTCTTAG AGCAGTTTTTGGTGGATTTGATCCTAATATTGTTGCCAAGATGGAGGAGACCGAAATCAGGGAGATAGCTTCAAACAAAGCAACTTTCTCAGCGGAATGCAGAGTTAGGTGCATTGTAGACAATGCCAAATGCATCATCAAG ATTGTGAAGGAACGTGGATCATTCAGTAGTTACATATGGGGTTATGTAAATCACAAGCCATTAAACAACAAATACAAATTGCCAAGAGATGTTCCACCAAGGACTCCCAAAGCAGATACGATAAGCAAGGATCTCATAAAGCGTGGATTCAGATTCTTGAGTCCAGTCATAGTCTACTCTTTCATGCAGGCTGCAGGGTTAACCAACGATCATCTTTTGGATTGTTATAGACACAATCAGTGTGTAAGGCTAGCAGAAAGATCTTGGAGACATATTTAA